The following are from one region of the Silurus meridionalis isolate SWU-2019-XX chromosome 25, ASM1480568v1, whole genome shotgun sequence genome:
- the spag8 gene encoding sperm associated antigen 8, translated as MKEHLIKSISEQVHAELTAKPAAAELHSVTRRDYTAGGFQWVRPTPSTDRDYKTDQAITFWRENFDKIQGVTAVRNRDAPFKKNASFTCPITECLDPNPENDLDTEEK; from the exons ATGAAGGAGCACCTCATCAAAAGCATAAG TGAGCAGGTACATGCTGAGCTCACGGCTAAGCCTGCAGCCGCAGAACTCCACTCCGTCACCAGACGCGATTACACAGCGGGGGGATTCCAGTGGGTCCGACCAACCCCATCCACA GATCGTGACTACAAAACCGATCAGGCCATCACATTTTGGCGGGAAAACTTTGACAAGATTCAG gGTGTGACAGCGGTGAGGAACAGAGATGCTCCTTTTAAGAAGAACGCCAGCTTCACCTGTCCAATCACTGAGTGCTTGGACCCCAATCCTGAGAACGATCTTGATACAGAAGAAAAGTAA